One segment of Paenibacillus sp. FSL R7-0337 DNA contains the following:
- a CDS encoding Rha family transcriptional regulator: MTNRLTVQSSVTNQDENGHFVYVENGQAMTDSRSIADKFGKRHADILRSIKTLECSTEFTERNFALSEYSDRSGRKNPYYKVTRDGFVFLITGFTGREAARFKEDYIAAFNQMESQLQHQDRLDSGPPNPLLISEAAFTQMKERVQEVGQRLSDVVKEVTLKTVEQKKLHAAIGRRVILFANQASQKPGFYRQLYRAIYAEFEVTSYRDIRKQDLGKALQYVEGWTPLT, from the coding sequence ATGACAAACAGACTCACGGTTCAATCGTCTGTAACAAACCAGGATGAGAATGGTCATTTTGTCTATGTCGAGAATGGACAAGCCATGACCGATAGCCGAAGCATAGCGGACAAGTTCGGCAAGCGTCATGCGGATATTCTGAGAAGCATTAAGACACTCGAATGCAGTACCGAATTTACTGAACGCAATTTTGCGCTTAGTGAATATTCGGATCGGTCGGGACGCAAGAATCCCTACTACAAGGTGACCCGGGACGGCTTTGTGTTCCTGATTACGGGCTTTACCGGACGTGAGGCGGCGAGATTCAAGGAAGATTATATTGCGGCCTTCAATCAAATGGAGAGCCAACTACAACATCAAGATAGGCTTGACTCGGGACCACCCAATCCATTGCTCATTAGCGAAGCGGCATTCACTCAAATGAAGGAACGCGTGCAGGAAGTAGGGCAGCGGCTTAGCGATGTAGTAAAGGAAGTCACACTCAAGACCGTGGAGCAGAAGAAGCTGCATGCGGCTATAGGCCGCAGAGTAATCTTGTTTGCAAATCAGGCAAGTCAGAAGCCGGGATTCTACCGGCAATTGTACCGGGCTATCTATGCCGAGTTTGAGGTTACTAGCTACAGAGACATCCGCAAACAAGACTTGGGGAAGGCACTGCAATATGTGGAAGGCTGGACACCGCTAACTTAA
- a CDS encoding replication protein gives MDSSVNPQPTDAHIRISHEIHRELIRRKFSQRQRDVIDFILTLSWGCGKPSAIIPELKDFAETGIGKNHIRGVLEELLQGNVILWDKELNTFQLNKHYDLWSMESVISANPNRFKELINLNLARPSPNLLKSTVPEKGTEFPKEEPSSLKGDRVPKRGTEFPKEEPSSRKGDRVPEKGTEFLKRELASSQKGNRTVPKKGTVTRNYPSRIKGFSVSKASIKAIKRFKRTTTTTITTTRTSADTLKTDYEHYSFQNILLDYKNNFIAGGRLTPFDEKDLQSLYDSYGGEWLHTAMRAAYRLGADKRNLAYVQGILRGYRERGGIDKPETRKPVEPLATPHVPKSYEGSRSQGGRSRKPQIPILIDDGGGSMPSPDEMAEMMRKAQEIKEAKALERTKVRQR, from the coding sequence GTGGATTCCAGTGTTAATCCTCAGCCAACGGATGCTCACATCAGAATATCGCATGAAATACACCGAGAGCTGATCCGGCGGAAGTTTTCTCAGCGCCAGCGTGATGTCATAGATTTTATCCTGACGCTGAGCTGGGGGTGCGGGAAGCCATCGGCGATCATTCCGGAATTGAAGGATTTTGCCGAAACAGGGATAGGTAAAAATCATATCCGTGGTGTCTTGGAAGAGCTTCTTCAAGGGAACGTCATTCTTTGGGACAAAGAGTTGAATACGTTTCAGCTGAATAAGCATTACGATCTCTGGAGCATGGAGTCAGTCATCAGCGCGAATCCCAACAGGTTCAAGGAGCTGATCAATCTCAATCTGGCGAGGCCATCCCCTAATTTACTGAAGTCTACCGTTCCCGAAAAGGGAACTGAGTTCCCGAAAGAGGAACCGAGTTCCCTAAAAGGGGACCGAGTTCCCAAAAGAGGAACCGAGTTCCCAAAAGAGGAACCGAGTTCCCGAAAAGGGGACCGAGTTCCCGAAAAAGGAACCGAGTTCCTGAAAAGGGAACTAGCCAGTTCCCAAAAGGGGAACCGCACAGTTCCCAAAAAGGGAACCGTCACACGCAATTATCCTAGTCGTATCAAGGGTTTCAGCGTTTCTAAAGCTAGTATTAAAGCTATTAAAAGATTTAAAAGAACTACTACTACAACAATAACAACAACTAGAACCAGCGCGGACACGTTGAAGACGGATTATGAGCATTATTCATTCCAGAACATCTTGCTGGACTACAAAAATAACTTTATCGCAGGCGGCAGGTTAACCCCTTTTGACGAAAAAGACCTGCAGTCCTTATACGACAGTTACGGAGGAGAGTGGCTGCATACCGCCATGAGAGCGGCCTACCGGCTCGGCGCGGATAAGCGGAACCTGGCTTATGTCCAAGGCATCCTCCGGGGCTATCGTGAGCGGGGCGGCATAGATAAACCGGAAACCAGGAAACCCGTAGAGCCTTTGGCAACGCCGCATGTTCCAAAGAGCTACGAAGGTTCGCGCAGCCAGGGGGGAAGAAGCAGAAAGCCGCAGATCCCCATCCTGATTGATGATGGCGGTGGATCGATGCCTAGCCCGGATGAAATGGCTGAGATGATGCGTAAGGCACAAGAGATCAAGGAAGCCAAAGCCCTGGAACGAACCAAAGTGCGTCAACGATAA
- a CDS encoding TetR/AcrR family transcriptional regulator: protein MTIKKNEADPRVIRTRRLLQDAFASLIQEKDFESITVRDIAERATVNRSTFYAHFVDKFEILEAKLMESFMTIINRRINGHEVLNEETIQSIFLGVCDFHKGLSTMCKRRYTSLGSVFEIQIKEKIQTILLSFIDKDKMLSSPNAHFLINTASIMLSWGMYGSAYVWNNEGHPLSAESFVKQTMPLMMNGAKELLG from the coding sequence ATGACAATTAAAAAGAATGAAGCTGATCCTCGTGTGATACGTACACGGCGACTCCTTCAAGACGCTTTTGCTTCATTAATTCAAGAAAAAGACTTTGAATCGATAACCGTTAGGGATATTGCAGAGCGGGCTACTGTTAACAGATCGACTTTTTATGCGCACTTTGTAGATAAATTCGAAATTCTTGAGGCCAAACTAATGGAATCATTTATGACAATCATAAATCGAAGAATAAATGGTCACGAAGTATTAAATGAAGAAACAATTCAGAGTATTTTTCTGGGTGTGTGTGATTTTCACAAGGGTCTAAGCACAATGTGCAAAAGAAGGTATACATCGCTTGGATCTGTATTCGAAATTCAAATAAAGGAAAAAATTCAAACGATACTTCTTTCCTTTATAGACAAAGACAAGATGCTATCGAGTCCAAACGCGCACTTCTTAATAAATACAGCTTCTATCATGTTAAGTTGGGGGATGTATGGTTCTGCTTACGTCTGGAACAATGAGGGGCATCCATTAAGTGCGGAATCATTCGTTAAACAGACTATGCCCTTAATGATGAACGGAGCCAAAGAACTACTGGGGTAG
- a CDS encoding nitroreductase family protein translates to MSVSQPSLTMEHQLFFDVIGERRSVRSYDPEIKISREELTDMLRQATLAPSAANLQPWRFLVIDSPELKQKLLPIAFNQQQVVEASAVVAVLGDLECYTLAEKIYGMAVEAGYMPEETAKSFVERYTGMYSSMPPEAIHEKVYTDGGLVSMQLMLVARAKGYDTVSMGGYDKQKFMEAFRISERYVPIMLIAIGKAAKPGHPTVRLAVDDVVFFNEMPKE, encoded by the coding sequence ATGTCGGTTTCACAGCCATCACTAACGATGGAGCACCAACTTTTTTTTGATGTTATTGGAGAACGCCGGTCGGTTCGTAGCTATGATCCCGAGATCAAGATTTCGCGGGAGGAATTGACCGACATGTTGCGGCAAGCCACGCTGGCTCCTTCAGCCGCTAACCTGCAGCCGTGGCGTTTTCTCGTTATCGACTCGCCGGAGCTGAAGCAGAAGCTGCTTCCGATCGCATTCAATCAACAGCAAGTGGTCGAGGCTTCGGCTGTCGTTGCGGTACTCGGAGATTTGGAGTGTTATACATTGGCCGAGAAAATTTACGGAATGGCTGTCGAAGCGGGTTACATGCCTGAAGAAACGGCTAAATCGTTCGTGGAACGCTATACCGGGATGTATTCGAGCATGCCGCCCGAGGCCATCCACGAAAAAGTTTATACCGACGGCGGGTTAGTATCGATGCAACTCATGCTTGTCGCCCGCGCTAAAGGCTACGACACGGTGTCGATGGGCGGTTACGACAAACAAAAGTTCATGGAAGCTTTCCGAATATCAGAACGCTACGTTCCGATTATGCTGATCGCCATCGGCAAGGCGGCGAAGCCCGGTCATCCGACGGTGAGGCTGGCAGTCGATGATGTGGTTTTCTTTAACGAAATGCCTAAGGAATAA